Genomic window (Calditerrivibrio sp.):
AGGGTGCATTTATAGACGCTATTTATTATTGTCCCCACTATCCAAAAACAAAACATCCCATTTATGGCATAGATTGTGATTGTAGGAAACCCAAAGAGGGTTTAGTGAAGATGGCTCTTGCTGATTTTGATATCGACCAACGAAGTATGTTCGTTATAGGTGACAAATGGTCCGATCTTGAACTGGGGGAAAGGATAGGGGCAATTAAAATACTTGTAAAAACAGGTTATGGATTAGGTGAGCTTGAGAAATATCAAAACCATAATATTCAGCCTGATTTTGTTGAAGATAATCTTTTAATGGCTGTATTAAGGGTTTTACGACTTCTTTCTATTCATGAATAAAAAAATATTGCAAAAAAGGTTGTAAAGGTTTAATTTCAATATGTCTGCCCGGTGCAGAACTAACAACATAAGGATAATATTATGATCAAGAACGGCTCAAAAATTAAAATCTGTTACACAGCAAGAGGGCTTGATGGTGAGCTTTTGGATGCTACTCCAGTCAATGAGCCCATATCTTTTTTGATAGGTGGTGGTGAACTGCCTGAAGAGATTGAGAAAAACCTTATAGGTATGACAGTAGGTGAGAAGAAAAAAATCATAATGACACCAGATAAATTATTTGGTGAATGGTCTGAGGAAAATGTTTTGCTTATACCGAAAGAGCTTTTACCAGCTGAAGTGGGTGAGATTCAGCCATCGAAGTTTATTGATTTAAAAGATAACAATGGTAACATGTTTAGAGGGTTTGTGTTAGAGATCAATGAAAAAGGTTATGTGATAGATTTTAACCATCCTTTTGCTGGTAAAACTATTGAATACAACATTGAAATAGTGGCTGTAGAGCAGTAGTGAAAAGGATAGTGGTCAATATCAAACTAGATACAGACGCCATAATACCGGAGTATGCTACTACCGGCTCATCTGGAGTTGATGTTAGGTCTATCGAGTCTGGAGTTATAAATCCCAGTGAAATCAAGCTTGTTAAAACAGGGTTATTCCTTGAGATCCCTGAAGGTTATGAGGCTCAGATAAGACCCAGAAGTGGGCTTGCTTTGAAGCATGGAATAACTATTCTAAATTCACCGGGGACGATAGATTCAGACTATAGGGGTGAGGTTTGTTTGATATTGGCCAATTTTGGAAATGAGCCATTTGAGTACAAAAAAGGTGATAGGTTAGCACAGATGGTTTTTACAGAGGTGGTGAGAGTGGATTTTGAACTTATAGAAGATTTAAATAAAACAGAAAGAGGTATTGGAGGTTTTGGGCACAGTGGTACGAACTAAAAGATCTAAGGTGTTTGTTTATGGAACATTAAAGAAGGGGAAGCAGTTTAATTACCTTATGAAGGATGCTAAATTCTTAGGTAGAGCTGAAACTGTAGAAAAGTACGCTATGTACAAAGATAATATCCCCTATGTTGTAAAAGATGAGCAGGTTTCTACAATTAAAGGTGAGGTATATCTTGTAAATGAAAAGATACTTCATGAACTGGATAAATTTGAAGAACATCCAAACTATTATTACAGGGAATTGATAAAGGTGCGTTTGGATACAGGTAAGGAAATGGATGCATATATATATTTTTTCCCTGAGAAAAGAGGTGTATTGGTAGAAAATGGTGAGTATTAAGCTATTTTAGCTCTATATTTTTATAGTAGAGTTCTTCTACATAG
Coding sequences:
- the dut gene encoding dUTP diphosphatase gives rise to the protein MKRIVVNIKLDTDAIIPEYATTGSSGVDVRSIESGVINPSEIKLVKTGLFLEIPEGYEAQIRPRSGLALKHGITILNSPGTIDSDYRGEVCLILANFGNEPFEYKKGDRLAQMVFTEVVRVDFELIEDLNKTERGIGGFGHSGTN
- a CDS encoding HAD family hydrolase — encoded protein: MGRPAVFIDRDGTINEEAGYINHINSFKIFDFVPQSLRLLNEMGIYAIVITNQGGIARDYFSEELVTSLHTYLKDKMLEKGAFIDAIYYCPHYPKTKHPIYGIDCDCRKPKEGLVKMALADFDIDQRSMFVIGDKWSDLELGERIGAIKILVKTGYGLGELEKYQNHNIQPDFVEDNLLMAVLRVLRLLSIHE
- a CDS encoding gamma-glutamylcyclotransferase; translated protein: MVRTKRSKVFVYGTLKKGKQFNYLMKDAKFLGRAETVEKYAMYKDNIPYVVKDEQVSTIKGEVYLVNEKILHELDKFEEHPNYYYRELIKVRLDTGKEMDAYIYFFPEKRGVLVENGEY
- a CDS encoding FKBP-type peptidyl-prolyl cis-trans isomerase gives rise to the protein MIKNGSKIKICYTARGLDGELLDATPVNEPISFLIGGGELPEEIEKNLIGMTVGEKKKIIMTPDKLFGEWSEENVLLIPKELLPAEVGEIQPSKFIDLKDNNGNMFRGFVLEINEKGYVIDFNHPFAGKTIEYNIEIVAVEQ